The DNA segment ATTCAATCAATATCTAAATCGCAGCTTTAAGGAAAGGAGAATACACAATCTTGAATTTGGCAAAAATGGAGAATTATGGATTGCGACAAACAACGGTCTGTACTATATAGATAGCCATAAACGCAATATAACAGATAAATCATTCATCTGCTATAATACTGCAAATCATATGTTGCCTAATGATGAGATAATCAGTCTTGAGCATACTACTAAAGGGGTTTTATGGATTGGTGCACTTGGTTCAGGTGCCGTTGAATGTAAATTTTCACCGGATCACAAGTCATTAAAGTATCATGCGATAACTACAAGTGAAGGGTTGGTAAACAACAATGTTAACTCTATAATAGAAGACAACAACGGCGACATCTGGGCTGGAACAGAAGGAGGAATATCACGTATTAATGGTCACGACTTCAGTATTAAAACATATCAGTTCAGTAATGTTCTGCAAGGCAATGTATATAGCGAAGACTGTGCTGTAAAATTAAAAGATGGACGCCTTCTGTTCGGAACCAACTACGGACTTACTGCAATTACACCAGAAAAAGAAATGCAGATGCACAAGGCCTCTAACATAAAGGCATGTATTACTGATGTGAAAGTAAACGGGAAATCTCTATATGACAAAGAAGCTGGCAACGAAGAATTGGATATGGCCCTTAATTATATGAAATGCATCTCTCTTAACCATAAAGAGAACACTATCGAGATCAGTTTTTCAAATTTCAACTACAACAGTATAAAGACATCATTGTATCAATATTATCTGGAAGGACTATCCAGTGACTGGCATTCTTCAACAACTACGAATAAGGTGAACTATAACAATCTTGCTCCCGGCCATTATATATTCCATTTACGAACGCTGAACGGTAGCAATAAATGGAGTGACGAAACCACTTTGGATATAAATATTGAAGAACCATGGTACAATACATGGATGGCATGGGCTGTTTATATACTGATTGCATATGCAATTGGATATTATATATATAAAGGATGGAAAGAAAGATTCCGTCTTCATCAACAGCTACAGATCGACCAGCAACTTACCGAGTTTAGGTTAAATTTCTTTACACATATAGCACATGAATTCCGTACACCACTTGCGGTTATACAAGGAGCAGTTGATAAACTTAGTAATTCTGAAGGACGCAATACATCAAAGAGTGCAATACAAACTGCCAACAGAGGTACAAAAAGGCTTTTGCGCCTAGTAAATCAACTCATGGAATTCCGCAAAGTCAGCACCGAAAATATAAAATTGAATGTAGAACATGCCGATTTGATATCATTTGTCAGAGACATATATCAAGACTTTTGGCCTATTACCAGGCAGAAAGACATATCAATAACATTTACTCCTTTTGACAAAAAATATGAAATGTTATTTGATAAACATGTAGTAGAATTAATCGTCTATAATATTATTAGCAATGCCGTAAAATATACTCCTACAAAAGGAAAGGTAAGCATTAAGATTATAAAAGATCAACAATACCATAAAATATGCATTATATGCGAAGACAATGGACCAGGAATAAGTGAAGAACAAATGCAGAACTTATTCCAGCCATTTATGCATGGATATGTTTCAAATGGAGGAATGGGCATAGGATTATATACCGCACACAATATGGCTAAGGCGCATAAGGGGGCACTAACATATAATAGAGTTGATGCAAAAGGCGGATCCATCTTCACATTTATTTTCCCGGACGATGATAACGTATACAGCCCGGAAGAATATAAGAGCGACCTAGCTGTTGAAACCAAAGACGTATTGGATGAAAATGCTAATATTGAAATACGAGAGATGCTCCCAGCATCAATAAACGACTATACTGTAGCAGTTATTGAAGACGATCCGGACATGATGGAGCAAATAAAGAATGAACTGAGTGTATATTTCAATGTAGAAGGATATATGAACGGCCAATTCGGCTGCGAAGGTGTATTAAAGACTCACCCTGTTTTGCTTATCTGCGATGTAATGCTACCTGATATGAGCGGTTACGAAATCGTTAAGAAGATCAAGCAAGATAAGGATGCCTGTCATATACCCGTAATAATGCTTACAGCCTTAGATGATGAGAACCATCAGATTAAAGGATACGAGGCCGGTGCAGACGACTATATGGTCAAACCATGTAACTTCCGTATTCTTATTGTCAGAGCCATACAACTCATAAAATGGTCTATCAGATTAGAGTCTGAAAAGACCAGCAACATCGGCGACTCGAATGATTTAGCACCTGCTGCTCATTTGACATCAGATTCTATTCTCACTAATAAGGCAGACAAAGTATTTAAGGAGAAAGTGCAGCATATAATATCACAACATATAGAAGATACCGATTTTAATGTTGATGTATTGGCATCAATGATGAATATGGGTCGTACCAAATTTTATGGCAAGATGCGTGAATTGACAGGCATTTCCCCAAATAAGTACTTATCTAATGAACGTATGCGCATTGCTGCAGAGCTCTTGATTGAAAACGAATTGTCTATATCTGAAATTAGTTATAAAGTAGGAATACAAGATGCATCATATTTCAACAAATGTTTCAAAGCAAAATATGGTGTTGTACCTAGTAAATATGGTAAAAAATAAAAACTATTAATAAAATTAAAGCAAGTCTGATATTTATTCAGACTTGCTTTAATTTTATTAATTATGTTTTTATTCAGACATCATTGTTATCTCAATGCGATTATTTTGATTAAGAATCATTTGTGCAAAATCTCTTATCTTTTGAGTTGTTAATCCATTCACTCTCTTTAGGTAGTCTGCATCAAAGTCAACCTTATTTACTAGTTCATTATAAGCCACATAATACCAGTAACTGTTGGTATTCACAACTTGTCCATACGTTTTGTATTCATACTCTTTTACCTTATTAAGATCTTCTTCACTAGGTCCGTTCTTTGCAACCTTGCTTAGTTGCTCATATATAATAGGAATCAACATCTTATATTTTTCAGGATCCGTGCGGAATTTAATTTTCATCAAAGCCTCAGCGTAAGGGAATCTTTCCAGTTCACCGTCAACACTAACTCCGTATGTCCCGCCTTTCTCTTCACGAACTTTATCAGTATACATCATTCGTAGAATCTGGCTCAACACATCTATATTTAAATCATTTTCTGCATTGTATTCCATTTTAGCTTTTAAGAATATACTAGTCAATGACGACGGAGTTGCCTGAGTTTTCTTGAACAGATGAGTTTCATTAGTATCTCTAATAGACACATGGTTGTCTTTAATCTGTTCATTGCTGTTATTATGTGGCAGGCTTGCCAGATAACGGCATATTAAAGGACGTATTTTGTCCATGTCAATGTTTCCTGTCATTATTACAGAGAAATCAGAAGCATCTGCAAAACGTTCCCTATATATCTGCATTATTCTATCATAGTTAACACTCGAGAGAGTCTCCTTTTTTATTGGCGCCATTCTTGGATTATTGCCATATAGTATTGATACAATAGAGTCATTGTATGATACATTCGGGTTTGCATCACGATTTGTAAGGAAAGCACTCTGTTTATTCATAAGACTTTTGAAAGCCTCAACATCTTTACGCGGTGATGTAAAATACAAATAAGTAAGTTCAAAGAGTTCTTTCATATTTTTAGTATTACTAGAACCTTTTATCCCTTCAGTTTCATCAGTAATATAGGGAGCAATATTAACTGTTTTTCCATCTAGCATCTTGTCCAATGCAGTTGCATCAAAGTTCCCTATTCCACTCTCATTTATACATGCAGACAGATAATTCATATTAGGCATATCAGTATTAGGATATAAAGATTTTCCACCAAGACTAAAAGCCGAAATATTGACTTCGTCCCCTTCGAAATTTGTTGGGCGTATATATACTTTCATACCATTTGATAGCGTAAGCATTCTGAAACCATGTTTCCACTCTTTTTCTGATATGATAGTTCCTGCTTTCGGTTTTTTTGATATTAAATCATTCGGAATTTTTTTATCTGTATAAGAGACATATTTTTTGTTTCTCGCCTTATATATAGATGAAATAATTTCATTTTTTGAAGGCATTACAAAATCATCTTTATCAGGACCGTAAATAGTAACGACCTCATTCTTATTTGTAATAATTTCGCGTACTGTTGTATTTATATCCTTTAGAGTTATTTGCAAATTTAGTTTCTTTACCTCATTCAATTCCTCTTCAGCAGACATAATTGGTTCTCCATCAAGAAAATTACGGAGACATAACCTTACATAATGCGAATTACGCTCTTTCTCACGATCATTGAATGAATTTTCAGCCCATCTTAGTTGTTCAGACTTAGCCCTGTCCAACTCCGACTGTGTAAATCCATTGTTTCGTGCCCGTTGCATCTCAACTACAAGAGCAGAGATTCCATCTTGTACACTATCTTGTTTACACATCATAGAACTGCAGAAAGCATCTTTTGTATTCGACAAGAAAAAAGCGCCATCCCTTACAGATGCAGAAAGGAATGGAGGATTTGCTTGTTTTACGATTTCCTTTAGCCTGTCATTAAGCATCTTTATGATAATTTGAGACTTATATCCATCGGCATAATATGATTTTGTATTGCGCTCTGTTCTTGGCGTAGCATCGCGTTTCATATACATACTGAAATTCACAGTTGGCTGCTCTTTATCCTTTGCTGTAAATACCACTATAGAATCGTTGTCCACAACAGGATAATATATACGTTCAGCAGGATTTATTGGTGCTGGTATATTACCAAACACATCCTTTACTTTCTGTTCCATTTTATCCACGTCAATGTCACCTACTATTATTATAGCCTGCAAATCAGAGCGATACCATTTTGCATAATAGTCACGAAGGTCCTTGTATGGAAAATGGTCTACAATATCCATATTACCTATCGGAAGGCAATCCTCATATTTTGATCCCTTATAGATTACGGGTATAGCATCTTCCATCAGGCGCTGTACAGCCATACCTGCACGACGTGTTCTCCATTCCTCATGAATCACTCCACGTTCCTTATCTATTTCCTTATCAGAAAGCAACAGAAAATGACTCCAGTCATGAAGTATAAGCAAACACGAATCTACTACATTTTCTCTTTTCACAGGTGCTGATGATATATTATAAACCGTTTCATCAACACTTGTATATGCATTCAAGTTCTGTCCGAATTTAATGCCAACACTCTCACACCATTTTACAATGCCAGGATGAATACTGTCACCAGGAAAATTCATAGTACCGTTAAATGCCATATGCTCCAGAAAATGAGCTAACCCACGTTGTTGCTTTTCCTCCAATATAGACCCAACACGCTGGGCAATATAGAAATCCGCGACCTGCGGCATTTTTGCATTATGCCTTATATAATATGTAAGTCCGTTAGGCAGTTTCCCTTGCCTTATACTAGAATCAAAAGGCAATAATGCCTGAGCCCGTGATAATACGGCAAAAGCGAACAGTAATACTGTTAATAGTTTTCTTTTCATAAATTATTATTTAAATAATGTTGGTATCGCATCCGATTCAAAATCATCAGTCGAATTGTTTGTATCTATATATTTATTTCCTTCTTTTTTACGTACTACAGCTTTTTTATACCTTGTTTTATCAGCTTCCACGCTTCCGCAATGAGCCCAACCTGCATCAAGTGACGCAGAAGTTACATTCCACTGATACGATGATGCTATACTTAGATTAACAGCATCAATAATCCATGAATTAGGCAGTTTGTATCCTGAGTTACTCATTGTATATGAGTTTCCTCCTGATGATATCACATAGTTATATTTATAAAAATAGTTCCGTAAAAATGTTTCCTTATCCGTTTCAGGTTTTGCTATGGCATAAGATCTTAATCCGCGATTATTAAGAGTGAAATAAGTATATGAATAATCATACCAGTTGATTAGGTTTTCAACATTCGGATTATCATCGTCTGAAAATTTCGGATTGGATGACACATCATAGAATTCAAAATCTGCAGAACTCAAGTCTATTGAATTTGAATTAATCTCCTTATGATTCTTTGCATTAAGTGCAAGTACGATCTCTTTCCCAGGTGCCACAGGATGTTGTTTTCCATTTCCAGGTATCACATATATTGCATCAATAGTCATTGCCTGATTCATAATATCAGGTTTATAGTCATACTTTAATACTGTTGCGAAGGAAGACTCTACAAATGCGAGCCCGTCAGCATATAATACTGAATCACTGTTATTTGCAATCTTTATGTATTGATCATCGCTGTATTGTTTACCCTCAGGTGTGAGTGTACCGGTAAAGAATATCTCCGAGATGACAAATCCATCCTGTGCATTATAAGTATTTAATGCTACTGTCTTGCCCGCAACTGTACCGCCGGTTGTTGGTAAACTAACAGTCACATTACTTTCGCTGGCCTTTACCGTACTTTTCACCAGTGTTGTATCAAGACTATAAGAAATGTCGCCCTTCACATCTAAAGAATATACTCCTGCCGGAACCTCTGTAGTATCCACATACTGTGTACCGCTTTTTCTGAAGTTCGTTGCTGTATAAGTCATTTTTGTTTGTACATTCGTCAGCGTTGCTGTTGCGCCAGTAAGAGACGGTTCATTAATGTTCAGAGGCATATCCAATGCCACAGCGAATTTTACATTTTTTGTTTGATCATCTTCGTTACCATTGTCTTTACATGAAATTAAAGCATAACTAGTAACGAACAATCCAATTAAAGCCATCAATAATTTAGCTTTTCTCATAATTTATTGTTTTAAGTTTATAAAATTGTATTCATCAAAATAATGTTGGTTTCATATCAGCATCAAAATCATTAGTAGAGTTATTAGTATCAATATATCTATTCCCTGATTTTTTTCTTACCACAGCTTTCCCATACCTTGTCTTATCTCCGTCAACACTACCACAATGTGTCCAACCCACATCAAGGGATACTGATGTAACTATCCATTGATATGAATCTGCTACGCTGAGATTAACAGCGTCAACTACCCATGCATTAGGCAGTTTATACCCTTCTCCATCCATATCAAAAGAGTATTCACCATAGTTTAACAGATAAGTATACTTGTATTTATAATTATTTAAAAATGTCTTCATATCCACATCAGGCCTTACTATCGCATAAGATTTAAAACCACGATTATGCAACATTTGCAATTGGTTATCTGATATCCAATTAATTAAATTTGGCACATTAGGATTATCATCATCAGAATAATTTGGATTAGATGACAAATCACAAAATTCAAAATCTGCAGAACTCAAGTCTATTGAGTTTGAATTTATCTCTTTATGATTTTTCGCATCAAAAGCAATAACTATTTCTTTTCCGGGTTTTACAGGATGCTCTTTACCTTTTCCCAGTATTACATATAAGGCATCTATTGTCATAGCTTGATTCATAATATCAGGAGTATAATCTTCTTTTTCTACTGTCAGAAATGAAGACTCCACAAATGCGAGTCCGTCTGCATATAATACAGAATCACTGTTATTTGCGATCTTTATGTATTGATCCTCGCTGTATTGTTTACCCTCAGGTGTGAGTGTACCGGTAAAGAATATCTCTGAGATGACAAATCCATCCTGTGCATTATAAGTATTTAATGCTATTGTCTTGCCTGCAACTGTACTACTGTTTGCAGATGCACTTACAGCCACATTACTTTCGTTTGCCTTTACTGTACTTTTCACTAAGGTTGTATCTAGACTATAAGAAATGTCGCCCTTCACATCTAAAGAATATATTCCTGCTGAGATCTCTGTAGTATCCACATACTGTGTACCACTTTTTCTAAAGTTCGTTGCTGTATAAGTCATTTTAGTTTGAACATTCGTCAACGTTGCTGTTGCTTCATTAAGAGATGGTTCATTAACATTCAATGGCATATCTAATGACAAAGCGAATTTCACACTCTGAATTGAATTTTCTTCGTTATTGTCCTTGCATGAAGCCAAAGTAATACATATAGCAATTACTAATAACATCAGCCTAAATAATTTTTCTTTATTCATTTTGTTTTTATAATTTAAAATGTTATACCCATTGATAAATATAATTTATATCCATTGTTATTGCTAGTCATGATTCCTCCACCTAATTCCACAAACATTCCATACTGTTTCCATAACTGTGGATTATAATCCATCCTTATACTAGCATAAGTTGTTAAATAATTATCAGTACAATTTACATAAGTGTATTCCATAAGATTAGTATTGGCATAATCCATAGTAGCATAAGGCATGCTCATATTTTTTCTTACATTGATATAGTATGAAGATGACACATTACAATTCACAATTATGTCATTGCTTATATCTTTTATCATTTGAGCTGATATATTCCCATGAACTTTTGAGAATGACATGCTACGCACAGGATATACATATTTTGAACCATAATCCATGTATCCCAATTTACCTATTACGTTCCACGATGAAAGACCTTTGATGTTCAAAGCACCACCCATATAATAGTCAGCATTATGATTACGATACATAGTCATATCTGTTATTACAGCATACTCTGTTGAAGAAGAACTGCCTGCTACATGCTCATCTCCCGTTCTTTTCTCATAATTTATTCCGGCAAAGCCACTCCATCCTACTCCTGAGATATGCTTCCAACCTAATTCGCACGTATAATGATATAGATATAATGTAGTTACAGGCAAAGAATTTAAATTAGGCAGTATTCGCCTGTATGGAGTATAATCGTATGTTGCTGATATATACACTCCCTCATCATCTATAGGTCTTAAATTAATATCAGTTGAGATACCTGTTGCTTTATAATAAGCAGAAGTATTGCTACCAGAAAAACGTTTATAATCCATGCCCAATCCAACCATCTGATATTCAGGTATAACACCTTGTTCTCTAAAAAAAGAGACACTATTTGTCTGTTTATAAAAGAGTCCTCCCAATCCCGCTCCGATAATATATTTACGATAGTCATACGAAATGCCCAAACGTAGAGATAAGTCTGTCACTATACCGCGAGGTCTTGGGTCTGTAGTGCGGTATTCATGTTCAGCCCTGAATTTCATGTATTGTCCTATTGTAAATTTGCCTGTTTTTATTGCATATCCACCGGCGAAGGTATACCGTTCATTATTAAGGTTTCCTCCTAGTGTATCACCCATTACATAAGGATATAATAATGCATAGTCTGTAGTAGAATTCCACTTTATGTTATATTTTTTCCCACTCCTGTACGAAGCCTCTCCCCAAACGATACTACTTTTACTTAGTTTTACATAAGAATTCACTTCAATACCAATATCCGAATGCCCATCACCCAATTGATAAAATATCGGTCTGTCAGTTCTTTCGTTATCAGAGTAAGCGTACATCTCAGAGTATTGATACTTATATGTCCCATACATGAATGCCGGGTTAACTCTGTTAGCTGTCAGTACTCCGTTAAATATTGAATAATGCTCTTTTACTGATGCAGTATCTTCTGTACTGGCAATTATATTGATACTATTGCCCAAGAGTAGCAATGCTAATATGATATATTTCATTCCCATTTTACATGAATATTATATCAACACTAACCACAGACGGATGTTTCAAAAGTTCACTATAACTTGATGATGCCCTGAAATTCCGTGTGTGCTTAATCTGTAAACTGTCGTGATAAAGCACGGTTCCGGTTACAGATATTGAATAGCATCCGCGCATTATATCCATACTTGTAGATGTGCCATTGAAATTAGATGAAGAATAAGATTGCTTATTATTCAGATTAGTAACGGTTACAGTACCTTGCATTTTATCGATAATTATGCTGTCAGGAACATTTATGGATATGACTGCACTAGTATTGTAATCATCATTATCCTCATGACAGGCAGTAATGGTTATCAGCATCAAAATAGCGATTGGTAATATATATAATAGTCTTTTTCTCATTTTCTTTTATATTTTTACATTCATTTCAAGACCAAAGTATGGTGTTACTTGGCGTCGTATGGTATAATTATTACGTACATAATCGGGATTATAATCCAGCAGTTTATTAACAAACAAAGCAATAGTCAGTTTGTCACCCATAAGTTTTTTTGTTGCTTTCAGATTTACATTCATACAGAAAGGCACTGTCTGCCTGTCATATAATGATGAATTATATGTACGAACAAGATATTGTAGATAGGTATCAGTCTTGTCTTCTTCTGTATAATCACGAATCACACCATATCTATCCATATATTGCGTAGGGATATTTTCTTTCCCCATATTCTGTGACGCAGTCATCCACAGGCACTGAGCAGAAAGAGAAAATCCCAGTTTTAGTTTAGGAATATCAGTATCGAATGTAAAATTTGTATTCACCATCTCTCTAATATATCCGTCATCATCTTTGTATATACCAGCATACTGTAATGTTTCCCCTCCAATTACTTTTGAAGGCATCTCCATTATTGGTTGTGAATTACGGTATTCTGTTTTAAACCATGCTCCATTTACCGTTAGACGCGTATTTATCACCGGAAACCTTATTGTTGACAATGTATATTCTATCCCCTGCTTGTACGTTCTACTGCCATTAGTAGTCATCGTATAACTACGTAACTCGGTTAATGCGGTATATGGAAGAGTACTTACATCGGGTGCACCTGTTATCGTATTTGCATCTATTGAAGACGCATCATAACTTTTAAAACTATAAGAATTGTATATCGGTGTATAACGGAAACCCGACTTCATGTCTTCACGAAAATATGTAACAGAGAGTCTGTTACCGGCAAAATTAACATCTCCTCTTATCTCCCATTTATTATTACGTGCTGCACGCAGATCTGCATTAGTAGGGTCTACAACATATGTCTGAAGGTATATCCTGCGATAGTCCTTTACTGCGTGATAATAATTCAGTTCTATCAAATCCATATATACAGGTTCCGGATAGAGTTGGTCCATAGTAGGCATCTTAGTATGTTGCCCATAACCTCCAGCCAACTGTATCGTCATTTTTCTACCCATAACAGATACTGATGGGAATGTCCATCCTATATTAACTCGTGGGTCAAGATAATATTTATTATGAAGTGCATATCCTCTCGACAGGTTAAGCATTGTACTTGCCCTTATTCCAGCCTGTATCTCCAACTTGTTTTTACCAATATTTATCACTGTATTTTCTTCAGCATATTCAGACAATATATGCGAGGCCGGTACCGCAGAGTACTTACGCGGACGAACTGAAAGCCCTGGATATAGGGGATTAAGTTGATTAAATATCTGACCGTCACCATAATTTTTATCCATTTGCCAGTCTGCGCCCAACTTTAATTCGTTGGATACATTTCTTATAGGGAATCTCAATGTAGTGCCTACTTTTGCATACATGCTGAATGGACGTCCGTCAACTTTCTGATTGGCTGTATATGTGTATGGAGAAATAAGTATTGCATCACTTTCACCATTACCCGTAGTTGTAGCAGCAGGTGTTTCACGGCTAAGTTGTACCAGTCTGGTACGGTCCAATAGATCTTTTTCATAAGAAACTGACACAAGTGCAGATGCCGACTTGATTATTGATTTTAGTTTACGGTTTTTATAATCAAGCGATGCATTCAGAGAGTACCTGTTATACTTGGATGCATACTTGTCCACACCACCATAATTAAGTTCCGGATCGACCTTATCATCATCAAAAGAACCTCCATAATCCAGATTCAGTCCCGCTTCCACATTACTTTTTTCTGATATCCACTGTTTATTCAACCGTGCGGAAAGCGTAATACGTTTGTATGTTTCCAATATATTCCTTGGGTCAGCCTTACTGTCAAGATAGTCTGCGCTTATATTCAATGACATATGCCTCGGCTCAAGAGTAAACCCTTTTGCCAGATAGAACAATTTGCTATCCATATCCGCTTTGAAACGGGCCGAAATATCATTACCACCCTTACGCCTTTTAATTTTGACAAGTCCACTTGTAAGGTCACCATATTCAACAGAAGGTATGCCTCTCACAATTTCGACATTCTGAATATCATCAGTAGATATAGAACGCATATCTACACCTGCATTGGTATAGTCTCGCCCTGTGGTTTTTGTCTCCCATGCGCCATCCATAAATTGCATATTTGCATTAGTACTTATAGGTGCCCCGTCAATAACGAACGACGTTCCAAGCGACGATGTATCATAGTTACCGCTCGCTATTGGAACTTCTCTTATAGATATTGTATTCGATGTATTCAGCACCGGATCTTTTGCCATCCCTCCGGGTAGCAGTTCCAGAATATCTGCAAAGCTTGATGG comes from the Xylanibacter oryzae DSM 17970 genome and includes:
- a CDS encoding TonB-dependent receptor, with the translated sequence MKSKVLILAFLLVAFSIVVRAQNTYKCRVVDGYTDEPLAGAVIRMTIDKKVSVITDINGNFSVKANNQAINKGIDITYIGYTKIHVDLVNGMTYRLSPSSTTINDVVVTATESRGLTSSSKIEKHAMDHLQPSSFADILELLPGGMAKDPVLNTSNTISIREVPIASGNYDTSSLGTSFVIDGAPISTNANMQFMDGAWETKTTGRDYTNAGVDMRSISTDDIQNVEIVRGIPSVEYGDLTSGLVKIKRRKGGNDISARFKADMDSKLFYLAKGFTLEPRHMSLNISADYLDSKADPRNILETYKRITLSARLNKQWISEKSNVEAGLNLDYGGSFDDDKVDPELNYGGVDKYASKYNRYSLNASLDYKNRKLKSIIKSASALVSVSYEKDLLDRTRLVQLSRETPAATTTGNGESDAILISPYTYTANQKVDGRPFSMYAKVGTTLRFPIRNVSNELKLGADWQMDKNYGDGQIFNQLNPLYPGLSVRPRKYSAVPASHILSEYAEENTVINIGKNKLEIQAGIRASTMLNLSRGYALHNKYYLDPRVNIGWTFPSVSVMGRKMTIQLAGGYGQHTKMPTMDQLYPEPVYMDLIELNYYHAVKDYRRIYLQTYVVDPTNADLRAARNNKWEIRGDVNFAGNRLSVTYFREDMKSGFRYTPIYNSYSFKSYDASSIDANTITGAPDVSTLPYTALTELRSYTMTTNGSRTYKQGIEYTLSTIRFPVINTRLTVNGAWFKTEYRNSQPIMEMPSKVIGGETLQYAGIYKDDDGYIREMVNTNFTFDTDIPKLKLGFSLSAQCLWMTASQNMGKENIPTQYMDRYGVIRDYTEEDKTDTYLQYLVRTYNSSLYDRQTVPFCMNVNLKATKKLMGDKLTIALFVNKLLDYNPDYVRNNYTIRRQVTPYFGLEMNVKI
- a CDS encoding DUF6850 family outer membrane beta-barrel protein; its protein translation is MKYIILALLLLGNSINIIASTEDTASVKEHYSIFNGVLTANRVNPAFMYGTYKYQYSEMYAYSDNERTDRPIFYQLGDGHSDIGIEVNSYVKLSKSSIVWGEASYRSGKKYNIKWNSTTDYALLYPYVMGDTLGGNLNNERYTFAGGYAIKTGKFTIGQYMKFRAEHEYRTTDPRPRGIVTDLSLRLGISYDYRKYIIGAGLGGLFYKQTNSVSFFREQGVIPEYQMVGLGMDYKRFSGSNTSAYYKATGISTDINLRPIDDEGVYISATYDYTPYRRILPNLNSLPVTTLYLYHYTCELGWKHISGVGWSGFAGINYEKRTGDEHVAGSSSSTEYAVITDMTMYRNHNADYYMGGALNIKGLSSWNVIGKLGYMDYGSKYVYPVRSMSFSKVHGNISAQMIKDISNDIIVNCNVSSSYYINVRKNMSMPYATMDYANTNLMEYTYVNCTDNYLTTYASIRMDYNPQLWKQYGMFVELGGGIMTSNNNGYKLYLSMGITF